From a region of the Acanthochromis polyacanthus isolate Apoly-LR-REF ecotype Palm Island chromosome 3, KAUST_Apoly_ChrSc, whole genome shotgun sequence genome:
- the LOC110970631 gene encoding CD209 antigen-like protein C, producing CGSIPSDSRDFRQWTADLANHTTERGQLLDRYQNLSYDRDQLLDRYRNLNREKDQLLGQYENLNREKDQLLGRYQNLNSDRDQLLNRYQNLNHEKDQLQTRLTQTLKDVGTCPSEWKQFGGSCYFFSQSWSSWNSSRQHCLSQRAHLVVVSSRQEMVFLNKLGYRVKFWIGLSQTSSSSNWEWTDGRSPEAMYWRYGHPLTYLNRRCAVFNSFAAGSYDRTFYSWSSESCTQFLRWVCKKEAVPSDL from the exons TGTGGTTCTATCCCCTCAGACAGCAGAGACTTCCGTCAGTGGACAGCTGATCTGGCCAATCACACGACAGAGAGGGGCCAGCTGCTGGACCGGTACCAGAACCTGAGCTATGACAGAGACCAGCTGCTGGACCGGTACCGGAACCTGAACCGGGAGAAAGACCAGCTGCTGGGCCAGTACGAGAACCTGAACCGGGAGAAAGACCAGCTGCTGGGCCGGTACCAGAACCTGAACAGTGACAGAGACCAGCTGCTAAACCGGTACCAGAACCTGAACCATGAGAAAGACCAGCTGCAGACCAGATTGACGCAAACCCTGAAGGATGTCG GAACATGTCCCAGCGAATGGAAGCAGTTTGGCGGCAGCTGTTACTTCTTCTCTCAAAGTTGGAGCTCATGGAATTCCAGTCGACAGCATTGTTTAAGCCAACGAGCCCATCTGGTGGTCGTCAGCAGCCGGCAGGAGATG GTGTTCCTGAACAAACTGGGGTATCGTGTGAAGTTTTGGATCGGTTTAAGTCAAACATCCAGCAGCTCTAACTGGGAGTGGACTGATGGAAGATCACCTGAAGCCAT GTACTGGCGGTATGGACACCCACTGACGTACCTCAACAGAAGATGTGCAGTTTTTAACAGCTTTGCAGCAGGAAGTTatgacagaacattttattcGTGGTCTAGTGAGTCTTGTACTCAGTTCCTGCGTTGGGTTTGTAAGAAGGAAGCTGTTCCTTCAGATCTGTGA